A genomic stretch from Physeter macrocephalus isolate SW-GA chromosome 12, ASM283717v5, whole genome shotgun sequence includes:
- the SPRED2 gene encoding sprouty-related, EVH1 domain-containing protein 2 isoform X1, whose amino-acid sequence MVPGCTGERNEEWRQDANMSSDSYIVRVKAVVMTRDDSSGGWFPQEGGGISRVGVCKVMHPEGNGRSGFLIHGERQKDKLVVLECYVRKDLVYTKANPTFHHWKVDNRKFGLTFQSPADARAFDRGVRKAIEDLIEGSTTSSSTIHNEAELGDDDVFTTATDSSSNSSQKREQPPRTVSSPTSCEHRRIYTLGHLHDPYPTDHYHLEQPMPRPYRQVSFPDDDEEIVRINPREKIWMTGYEDYRHAPVRGKYLDPSEDADSYVRFAKGEVPKHDYNYPYVDSSDFGLGEDPKGRGGSVIKTQPSRGKSRRRKEDGERSRCEYCRDMFNHEENRRGHCQDAPDSVRTCIRRVSCMWCADSMLYHCMSDPEGDYTDPCSCDTSDEKFCLRWMALIALSFLAPCMCCYLPLRACYHCGVMCRCCGGKHKAAV is encoded by the exons TGACAGCTATATTGTGCGCGTCAAGGCTGTGGTTATGACCAGAGATGACTCCAGCGGGGGATGGTTCCCACAGGAAGGAGGCGGGATCAGTCGCGTGGGGGTCTGTAAGGTCATGCACCCCGAAGGCAATGGACGAAGCGGCTTTCTCATCCATGGTGAACGACAGAAAGACAAACTG GTGGTATTGGAATGCTATGTGAGAAAGGACTTGGTCTATACCAAAGCCAACCCAACCTTTCATCACTGGAAGGTCGACAATAGGAAGTTTGGACTTACTTTCCAAAGCCCTGCTGATGCTCGAGCCTTTGACAGGGGAGTGAGGAAAGCAATCGAAGACCTTATAGAAG gCTCAACAACATCATCTTCCACCATCCATAATGAGGCTGAGCTTGGTGATGATGACGTTTTTACA ACAGCTACAGACAGTTCTTCTAATTCGTCTCAGAAGAGGGAACAACCTCCTCGCACAGTCTCCTCCCCCACGTCCTGTGAGCACCGGAGGATTTATACCCTGGGCCACCTCCACGACCCATACCCCACGGACCACTATCACCTCGAACAG CCGATGCCAAGGCCCTACCGCCAGGTGAGCTTCCCGGACGACGACGAGGAGATCGTGCGCATCAACCCCCGGGAGAAGATCTGGATGACGGGCTACGAGGATTACCGGCACGCGCCGGTGAGGGGCAAGTACCTGGACCCCTCGGAGGACGCGGACTCCTACGTGCGCTTCGCCAAGGGCGAGGTCCCCAAGCACGACTACAACTACCCCTACGTGGACTCCTCAGACTTTGGCCTCGGCGAGGACCCTAAAGGGCGCGGAGGCAGCGTGATCAAGACCCAGCCCTCCCGGGGCAAGTCCCGGCGGCGGAAGGAGGACGGCGAGCGCTCTCGGTGCGAGTACTGCCGCGACATGTTCAACCACGAGGAGAACCGCAGGGGCCACTGTCAGGACGCCCCCGACTCCGTGAGAACTTGCATCCGCCGGGTGAGCTGTATGTGGTGTGCGGACAGCATGCTCTATCACTGTATGTCGGACCCCGAGGGGGACTATACAGACCCGTGCTCGTGCGATACTAGCGACGAGAAGTTTTGCCTCCGGTGGATGGCTCTTATCGCCTTGTCTTTCTTGGCCCCCTGTATGTGCTGTTACCTGCCCCTGCGGGCCTGCTACCACTGCGGAGTGATGTGCAGGTGCTGCGGCGGGAAGCACAAAGCAGCTGTGTGA
- the SPRED2 gene encoding sprouty-related, EVH1 domain-containing protein 2 isoform X2 — protein sequence MTEETHPDDDSYIVRVKAVVMTRDDSSGGWFPQEGGGISRVGVCKVMHPEGNGRSGFLIHGERQKDKLVVLECYVRKDLVYTKANPTFHHWKVDNRKFGLTFQSPADARAFDRGVRKAIEDLIEGSTTSSSTIHNEAELGDDDVFTTATDSSSNSSQKREQPPRTVSSPTSCEHRRIYTLGHLHDPYPTDHYHLEQPMPRPYRQVSFPDDDEEIVRINPREKIWMTGYEDYRHAPVRGKYLDPSEDADSYVRFAKGEVPKHDYNYPYVDSSDFGLGEDPKGRGGSVIKTQPSRGKSRRRKEDGERSRCEYCRDMFNHEENRRGHCQDAPDSVRTCIRRVSCMWCADSMLYHCMSDPEGDYTDPCSCDTSDEKFCLRWMALIALSFLAPCMCCYLPLRACYHCGVMCRCCGGKHKAAV from the exons TGACAGCTATATTGTGCGCGTCAAGGCTGTGGTTATGACCAGAGATGACTCCAGCGGGGGATGGTTCCCACAGGAAGGAGGCGGGATCAGTCGCGTGGGGGTCTGTAAGGTCATGCACCCCGAAGGCAATGGACGAAGCGGCTTTCTCATCCATGGTGAACGACAGAAAGACAAACTG GTGGTATTGGAATGCTATGTGAGAAAGGACTTGGTCTATACCAAAGCCAACCCAACCTTTCATCACTGGAAGGTCGACAATAGGAAGTTTGGACTTACTTTCCAAAGCCCTGCTGATGCTCGAGCCTTTGACAGGGGAGTGAGGAAAGCAATCGAAGACCTTATAGAAG gCTCAACAACATCATCTTCCACCATCCATAATGAGGCTGAGCTTGGTGATGATGACGTTTTTACA ACAGCTACAGACAGTTCTTCTAATTCGTCTCAGAAGAGGGAACAACCTCCTCGCACAGTCTCCTCCCCCACGTCCTGTGAGCACCGGAGGATTTATACCCTGGGCCACCTCCACGACCCATACCCCACGGACCACTATCACCTCGAACAG CCGATGCCAAGGCCCTACCGCCAGGTGAGCTTCCCGGACGACGACGAGGAGATCGTGCGCATCAACCCCCGGGAGAAGATCTGGATGACGGGCTACGAGGATTACCGGCACGCGCCGGTGAGGGGCAAGTACCTGGACCCCTCGGAGGACGCGGACTCCTACGTGCGCTTCGCCAAGGGCGAGGTCCCCAAGCACGACTACAACTACCCCTACGTGGACTCCTCAGACTTTGGCCTCGGCGAGGACCCTAAAGGGCGCGGAGGCAGCGTGATCAAGACCCAGCCCTCCCGGGGCAAGTCCCGGCGGCGGAAGGAGGACGGCGAGCGCTCTCGGTGCGAGTACTGCCGCGACATGTTCAACCACGAGGAGAACCGCAGGGGCCACTGTCAGGACGCCCCCGACTCCGTGAGAACTTGCATCCGCCGGGTGAGCTGTATGTGGTGTGCGGACAGCATGCTCTATCACTGTATGTCGGACCCCGAGGGGGACTATACAGACCCGTGCTCGTGCGATACTAGCGACGAGAAGTTTTGCCTCCGGTGGATGGCTCTTATCGCCTTGTCTTTCTTGGCCCCCTGTATGTGCTGTTACCTGCCCCTGCGGGCCTGCTACCACTGCGGAGTGATGTGCAGGTGCTGCGGCGGGAAGCACAAAGCAGCTGTGTGA